The Acaryochloris thomasi RCC1774 genome contains a region encoding:
- a CDS encoding NADPH-dependent F420 reductase has protein sequence MRIGIIGSGNIGGALGRLWAQAGHEVFFSSRNPETLSELVEKAGSNAQAGTAEDAIAFADIILEAIPFAATMSLSADALAGKTLITASNYYPKRDGDVEVSAPSQSEALAQKLPKTTLVKAFNMMFADEMEARANGQTEDELAIFYAGDNPEAKTTVAQLIKEAKFVPIDVGSLANGHYFQNGAPLYAERWSKKEAQEALAQVKE, from the coding sequence ATGAGGATTGGCATTATAGGCAGCGGAAATATTGGAGGAGCCTTAGGGAGACTATGGGCACAGGCAGGTCATGAAGTCTTCTTCTCCTCGCGCAATCCTGAAACGTTGAGCGAGCTGGTTGAGAAAGCAGGGAGCAATGCTCAGGCTGGGACGGCAGAAGATGCGATCGCATTTGCAGACATCATTCTAGAAGCGATCCCCTTCGCGGCCACGATGTCACTATCGGCAGATGCTCTGGCCGGGAAAACGCTAATCACAGCTTCAAACTACTACCCTAAGCGAGATGGAGATGTTGAAGTCAGCGCCCCAAGCCAAAGCGAAGCACTGGCGCAAAAGCTGCCGAAGACCACCCTCGTTAAAGCGTTCAACATGATGTTCGCGGACGAGATGGAGGCGCGGGCCAACGGTCAAACCGAGGATGAACTCGCCATCTTTTATGCAGGTGACAACCCAGAGGCAAAGACAACGGTTGCTCAACTGATTAAAGAGGCAAAGTTTGTGCCGATAGATGTTGGCTCACTCGCTAACGGACATTATTTCCAAAACGGAGCACCCCTCTATGCCGAACGCTGGTCTAAGAAAGAGGCACAAGAGGCACTCGCTCAGGTCAAGGAGTAG
- a CDS encoding NAD(P)-dependent alcohol dehydrogenase, which yields MIKGYACKEKGGQLKSFEYDPGALGPDEVEVEVEFCGICHSDLAMIDNDWGMSSYPFIPGHEAVGKIVAVGDQVSQDRVGQRVGVGWQSASCNHCKKCGVGKESLCLNGSEVAETIVGRNGAWAEKVRSQAKWAIPIPETLDPSLAGPLMCAGTTVWSPIRHHGVRPGMETAVLGVGGLGHLAVQFLAKMGTQVTGLSTTRSKEEGTRELGATNFIATKESPEDLEKAAGRFDVIVSTVSADVDWNAYIQTLSPEGTLILCGVPGGAVEFMPFPLIGTEKKIAGGRAGAPADTQAMLEFCATHDIAPMCEQFAMEDINKAVQHVRDGKARYRAVVAA from the coding sequence GTGATTAAAGGATATGCCTGCAAAGAGAAAGGCGGACAGCTCAAATCCTTTGAGTACGATCCAGGCGCACTAGGCCCAGACGAAGTTGAGGTGGAAGTTGAATTCTGCGGCATTTGCCACAGTGATTTGGCGATGATTGACAACGACTGGGGGATGTCTAGCTATCCGTTTATTCCCGGTCATGAAGCCGTCGGTAAAATCGTGGCCGTGGGAGATCAAGTCTCTCAAGATCGCGTCGGTCAGCGGGTTGGTGTGGGTTGGCAGTCAGCGTCTTGTAATCACTGTAAAAAATGTGGCGTTGGGAAAGAGTCGCTGTGCCTGAACGGTAGCGAAGTGGCTGAAACCATTGTCGGTCGCAATGGCGCTTGGGCAGAGAAGGTGCGATCGCAAGCCAAATGGGCCATCCCAATTCCCGAGACGCTCGATCCATCACTCGCGGGTCCACTCATGTGTGCGGGCACCACCGTTTGGTCTCCTATTCGTCATCACGGCGTTCGACCGGGAATGGAAACGGCAGTTTTGGGGGTTGGCGGTTTAGGTCATCTAGCGGTGCAGTTCCTAGCCAAGATGGGCACGCAAGTGACCGGCCTGAGTACCACTCGCTCCAAGGAAGAAGGAACCCGTGAACTCGGAGCCACAAACTTCATTGCCACCAAAGAATCACCGGAGGATCTGGAAAAAGCTGCGGGTCGGTTTGACGTGATTGTATCTACCGTTTCCGCCGATGTGGACTGGAACGCCTACATTCAGACCCTATCGCCAGAGGGAACGCTAATTCTCTGCGGCGTTCCGGGCGGCGCAGTTGAGTTTATGCCCTTTCCGCTCATTGGCACTGAGAAAAAAATCGCGGGCGGTCGAGCGGGAGCGCCTGCTGATACCCAAGCGATGCTGGAGTTTTGCGCCACTCATGACATCGCGCCCATGTGCGAGCAGTTCGCGATGGAGGATATCAACAAGGCCGTGCAGCATGTTCGGGATGGCAAAGCTCGCTATCGGGCTGTTGTTGCTGCATAG
- a CDS encoding SDR family oxidoreductase, translating to MSKINQTVTIVTGASSGIGEAIARELANAGGKVMLAARREDRLKELATELGDGVAYHATDVTDVDQTRALVQATIAKFGQVDVFINNAGVMPVSPLIDLKLDDWNTAIDVNIRGVLHGIAAVLPHLMERGSGHVINIGSVASLHVFPNFGVYCGTKFAVKAISEALRKETLGKVRVTTIYPGAVESELITASNDQQTGEQVEESFSFISPTAISRAVLYAIEQPDDVSVNEIVVRPSDQEL from the coding sequence ATGTCCAAGATTAATCAGACTGTCACGATTGTCACCGGAGCCAGTAGCGGTATTGGAGAAGCGATCGCAAGAGAACTCGCTAATGCAGGGGGCAAAGTCATGCTTGCTGCCCGCCGCGAAGACCGCCTCAAAGAACTTGCTACCGAATTAGGAGACGGCGTTGCCTACCACGCGACAGATGTCACAGATGTGGATCAAACTCGTGCTTTAGTCCAGGCCACGATCGCAAAGTTTGGTCAGGTCGATGTATTCATCAACAATGCAGGCGTGATGCCAGTCAGTCCACTCATTGACCTCAAGCTAGACGACTGGAACACAGCGATTGACGTCAACATTCGCGGCGTTCTGCACGGGATTGCAGCAGTCTTACCTCATTTAATGGAGCGCGGCAGCGGTCATGTGATCAATATCGGTTCGGTTGCCTCTCTACATGTCTTTCCTAACTTTGGGGTTTACTGCGGCACTAAATTTGCGGTCAAGGCGATCAGCGAAGCCCTGCGGAAAGAAACGTTGGGCAAGGTCCGCGTCACCACTATTTATCCGGGTGCGGTTGAGAGTGAGCTGATTACGGCCAGCAATGATCAGCAAACGGGTGAGCAGGTTGAGGAGAGCTTCAGCTTTATCTCGCCGACCGCGATCAGTCGAGCTGTTCTCTATGCGATCGAGCAGCCTGATGACGTTTCGGTCAATGAAATCGTTGTGCGTCCTTCTGATCAAGAGCTGTAG
- a CDS encoding zinc-dependent alcohol dehydrogenase family protein has product MARIVRIHEFGGPEVLKIDDQELPEPSKGEVRISVKAVGLNRADALWRLNQYIEVPKLPCKLGYDAAGTVEAVGSGVDNVAVGDRIFTIPAFSQGDYGVYGEAAIVPANAIWPWPERLSAEEAACVGVQYTTVYFALSTIGEVGEGDTVLLTAATGGVGFAGIEVAKQLGASVIATTRKRAKAAALSEAGADHVIVTDEEDLATRIEEITGGKGVKIVFDPIAGKSIPTLLNSLAVGGRYVLYGVLDQTDPVLPAMSVLAKNISLHGYSVFAYTGYPHMGMPQQVEAVAEAREFLLPRLADGRLKPVVSETFKLDDVVAAHQSLESNKQTGKIVLQVS; this is encoded by the coding sequence ATGGCACGCATTGTCCGTATTCATGAATTTGGTGGTCCTGAGGTTCTCAAGATTGACGACCAAGAGCTGCCGGAACCTAGCAAGGGTGAAGTCCGCATTTCGGTGAAGGCTGTTGGCTTAAACCGTGCAGATGCGCTCTGGCGACTTAATCAATATATTGAGGTGCCAAAACTTCCTTGCAAGCTTGGCTATGATGCTGCGGGGACGGTTGAGGCGGTGGGGTCTGGTGTTGACAATGTAGCCGTGGGCGATCGCATCTTCACTATCCCCGCATTCTCTCAGGGAGACTATGGCGTATACGGTGAAGCGGCGATCGTTCCCGCCAACGCAATCTGGCCCTGGCCTGAGCGCCTTTCCGCAGAAGAAGCTGCCTGTGTTGGGGTTCAATATACAACGGTGTACTTTGCCCTAAGCACGATAGGTGAAGTTGGAGAAGGCGATACGGTACTGCTCACAGCGGCAACGGGTGGCGTCGGTTTCGCCGGAATTGAAGTTGCGAAGCAGCTTGGTGCATCGGTCATTGCCACCACTCGAAAGCGAGCGAAAGCGGCAGCACTATCGGAGGCTGGGGCCGATCACGTGATTGTGACTGACGAGGAGGATTTAGCCACCCGCATTGAGGAGATTACGGGAGGCAAAGGCGTCAAGATAGTCTTCGATCCGATTGCAGGAAAAAGTATTCCGACACTGCTGAACTCTTTGGCAGTCGGTGGGCGCTATGTGTTGTACGGAGTTCTCGATCAGACTGATCCGGTGCTGCCCGCTATGTCGGTACTGGCTAAAAACATCAGTTTGCATGGCTATAGCGTATTTGCCTACACGGGCTATCCGCACATGGGTATGCCGCAGCAGGTTGAAGCGGTGGCTGAGGCACGTGAGTTTCTGCTGCCGCGCTTGGCCGACGGTCGGTTGAAACCAGTGGTGAGCGAAACCTTCAAGCTTGATGATGTGGTGGCAGCGCATCAGTCGCTGGAGTCAAACAAGCAGACCGGAAAGATTGTGCTGCAGGTGAGCTAA
- a CDS encoding GUN4 domain-containing protein, translating into MSNADNALGEQLAAIQAQLQELMTQIEEVKTQVSPLQQLSKQVTKIEQRLLAVGDLYRYEQLQDYLADHRWYEADQETIRLIQDIEGVANLEDLRPDDIRKFPCGQLQVLDQLWQTYSDERFGFSVQLRIYQELGGTLDTTIAQDQTLVEKWGDRLGWREGDRWRKCHELDFSLEAPLGCHPSGWWNSPYGSKMTNYFLARLLTCEQ; encoded by the coding sequence ATGAGTAATGCCGATAACGCCCTAGGTGAACAGCTCGCTGCTATTCAAGCGCAGCTTCAGGAGCTCATGACCCAGATAGAGGAAGTCAAGACGCAAGTTTCACCGCTGCAGCAGCTATCAAAGCAAGTCACCAAAATTGAGCAGAGACTCCTAGCCGTTGGCGATTTATATCGCTATGAACAGCTTCAAGATTATCTTGCTGACCATCGTTGGTATGAGGCAGATCAGGAAACCATTCGCTTGATTCAAGATATCGAAGGCGTGGCAAACCTAGAGGATCTAAGGCCCGACGACATCCGCAAATTTCCTTGCGGTCAGCTACAGGTACTCGATCAGCTTTGGCAAACCTATAGCGATGAACGGTTCGGGTTCAGCGTTCAGCTCCGCATCTATCAGGAGCTGGGGGGAACGCTCGATACCACAATCGCTCAAGATCAAACCCTCGTTGAGAAATGGGGCGATCGCCTGGGCTGGCGGGAAGGCGATCGCTGGCGCAAGTGTCATGAACTCGACTTTTCCCTCGAAGCCCCCTTGGGCTGCCATCCATCTGGCTGGTGGAACTCGCCCTACGGCTCGAAGATGACAAACTACTTCCTCGCCCGACTGCTAACTTGTGAACAATAG
- a CDS encoding cation:proton antiporter domain-containing protein — MPITFWQIVPSMMHLRQPFVYIYTTIFFVTIGASVNLRVLNPLMPENREGLVIAGGGAIAVKAIAGYAPFGDKPINRFAIGTSMTLRGKVGLIVAGLGASTGVLSESLDAAVLIMVVVTTLIAPILQIHLSRTFHHQRDQRSSQ; from the coding sequence ATGCCCATAACTTTTTGGCAGATCGTTCCGTCGATGATGCACTTAAGACAGCCCTTCGTATACATATATACAACGATCTTTTTTGTCACGATTGGAGCCAGCGTCAACCTGCGCGTTCTGAATCCGCTGATGCCTGAGAACCGAGAGGGGCTAGTGATCGCCGGGGGGGGTGCGATCGCAGTGAAAGCAATCGCAGGCTACGCGCCCTTCGGTGATAAACCCATCAATCGATTCGCAATAGGCACTAGCATGACCCTTCGAGGAAAAGTCGGTCTTATCGTTGCTGGTTTGGGAGCCTCTACCGGCGTTTTGTCTGAGTCTCTGGATGCGGCTGTTTTGATTATGGTAGTGGTAACAACGCTGATTGCTCCGATTCTTCAAATACACCTCTCACGTACCTTCCACCACCAACGAGATCAAAGGAGCAGCCAATGA
- a CDS encoding efflux RND transporter permease subunit: MLFSVSTPFIKRPVLTTVCTIVIVLLGLICMALLPLDKLPQIAPKQIAVRANYVGADAKTAVENVTTVLEREINGTEDIKWISSSTDNTGSATINVSFPVEKDTNTAQVLVQNRVAQAQSNLPPSVTATGITTEKESPSVTLVYSLYSEKDKAGDYYYEPDFLYNYLDRYLWNELRRIEGVGSLRAFGAATYSMRLWLDPDKLAARGLTAADVVNAVQSQNFEVGAGGVGRQPTVPQQQFELPLRVLGRFTTVEEAESLVVQAGENGTLIKVSDVGRAELGVESYFSQAVFDAENPAVGLVIYQLPGTNALNTAELVKAKMAELEADFPRGLKAEVAHDNTLFINASLKDLLVTLAQAIGLVILIIFIFLQDWRATLIPAVAIPVALIGTMIALQVLGFTLNQLTLFACILATGLVVDDGIVIVEAVSGKLSQGMSPQQAALDAMDELVGAVISTSVVLMAVFIPVTFFPGTTGIVYKQFALTIAFAVVFSTFNALTFSPSMSGVFLQRAEPVKGPLGWLFPRFNRSFDGLKGRYRQLIEFLTRIKPVVIAIFVAGLVLTGWAYQTLPQGFVPEEDQGYFFVIIEAPPGVSLNYTHRITEQAAQMMMDYEEVEHTMGLSGFSFDGLNSNKGIMFVKLYPWAQRPKDSSSIFGVLQKANQQFQQGIDGGRVIAVNAPPVDGLSSFGGSEIFIEDRQGRGMDALIDNTQKVIAAANERPEVAMALTTFTFDSPMLEADIDRDRANAQNVDVSEILTTLQTYLGSNFVNQFVLDGRLYRVYAQAEAEQRQNPEDINSLYVRSRDGELIQLSNLINAKQISYPPIVSNYNVYPAIKVNVAPAPGYSSGQIIQAMEEVAEATLQPGFDYEWTNTAAEEKSAGGAAPIVFGLSFVMVFLVLAAQYESYIDPLIIMLSVPLAILGALGGIWLRATVFQAGGVWPVLNNNIYAQVGLVMLIGMASKNAILIVEFANQNRDLGMKIKQAAIFASEQRFRAILMTAISTLAGFIPLVIASGAGAVSRWSLGTAVFGGMLVATTLSLIFVPILYIVIKNLEESFLKGGGRKGRKMEALGPSMSEEEAEANMVKSPPDK; encoded by the coding sequence ATGCTGTTTTCTGTTTCCACTCCCTTCATCAAGCGTCCCGTTTTAACAACCGTCTGCACTATCGTGATTGTGCTGCTGGGTCTGATTTGTATGGCCTTGCTGCCACTGGATAAACTGCCTCAGATTGCACCAAAGCAGATTGCTGTCCGGGCAAATTACGTGGGGGCAGATGCCAAAACTGCCGTTGAGAATGTAACGACCGTCCTCGAACGCGAGATCAACGGCACCGAGGACATCAAGTGGATCAGCTCCAGCACCGACAACACCGGCAGCGCCACGATCAACGTCTCTTTCCCGGTTGAAAAAGATACGAATACAGCACAGGTGCTCGTGCAAAACCGGGTAGCGCAGGCACAGTCCAATCTGCCCCCAAGCGTTACAGCGACGGGGATAACCACAGAGAAGGAGTCTCCGAGCGTCACGCTGGTTTATTCCCTTTACTCCGAGAAAGATAAAGCGGGTGACTACTACTACGAACCTGATTTTCTCTATAACTATCTCGATCGCTATCTCTGGAATGAACTGAGGCGAATTGAAGGAGTGGGCAGTCTCAGGGCTTTTGGTGCCGCGACCTATTCGATGCGCCTCTGGCTCGACCCTGACAAGCTGGCAGCTCGGGGGCTAACGGCAGCCGATGTGGTGAATGCGGTTCAAAGCCAAAACTTTGAAGTAGGGGCAGGGGGCGTGGGTCGTCAGCCCACCGTTCCGCAACAGCAATTTGAGCTGCCGCTAAGGGTGTTAGGACGCTTCACGACGGTCGAGGAAGCCGAAAGTTTAGTGGTTCAAGCTGGAGAGAACGGCACGCTGATTAAGGTTAGTGATGTGGGTCGCGCAGAGTTAGGCGTAGAAAGCTATTTTTCTCAGGCCGTATTTGATGCAGAGAACCCAGCGGTGGGACTCGTCATCTATCAACTTCCGGGAACCAACGCACTCAATACAGCCGAACTGGTGAAGGCCAAAATGGCGGAGTTAGAGGCCGACTTTCCGCGAGGCTTGAAGGCTGAAGTCGCTCACGATAACACGCTGTTTATCAATGCGTCTCTAAAGGATCTGCTCGTGACCCTTGCCCAAGCCATTGGGTTGGTGATCTTAATCATCTTTATCTTTCTGCAGGATTGGCGAGCGACTTTGATCCCCGCCGTGGCGATCCCGGTAGCTTTGATTGGGACGATGATTGCGCTGCAGGTCTTGGGTTTTACGCTCAATCAGTTAACGCTGTTTGCCTGTATTCTCGCCACGGGTCTAGTGGTAGATGACGGGATTGTCATTGTCGAAGCCGTCTCAGGCAAGCTGTCTCAGGGTATGAGTCCTCAGCAGGCTGCTTTAGATGCAATGGATGAGCTGGTGGGAGCTGTAATTTCTACGTCTGTTGTGTTAATGGCCGTCTTCATTCCAGTAACGTTCTTCCCTGGTACGACGGGGATTGTGTATAAACAGTTCGCGCTGACCATTGCATTTGCCGTTGTTTTTTCAACGTTTAATGCCCTCACCTTTTCGCCCTCAATGTCTGGGGTTTTCCTGCAGCGAGCGGAGCCGGTGAAGGGGCCTTTGGGCTGGTTATTCCCTCGATTTAATCGCAGCTTTGATGGGTTGAAAGGACGCTATCGTCAGCTCATTGAGTTCTTGACTCGGATCAAGCCGGTAGTGATCGCTATCTTTGTGGCGGGTTTAGTTCTGACGGGGTGGGCCTATCAGACGCTGCCTCAAGGATTTGTGCCCGAAGAAGACCAGGGCTATTTCTTTGTGATTATCGAAGCACCGCCCGGAGTTTCGTTGAACTATACCCACCGAATTACGGAGCAAGCCGCTCAGATGATGATGGATTACGAGGAGGTGGAGCATACGATGGGGCTGTCAGGCTTCTCTTTCGATGGCCTGAACAGCAATAAAGGCATTATGTTCGTCAAGCTCTATCCCTGGGCGCAGCGCCCCAAAGATTCTAGCTCTATTTTCGGGGTGCTTCAGAAGGCCAATCAGCAATTTCAGCAAGGTATTGACGGGGGAAGAGTGATTGCCGTTAACGCTCCGCCGGTCGATGGTCTAAGCAGCTTTGGGGGGTCAGAAATTTTTATTGAAGACCGCCAGGGTAGAGGGATGGATGCCCTAATCGACAATACCCAGAAAGTGATTGCCGCCGCGAATGAGCGACCCGAGGTTGCAATGGCGCTGACCACCTTTACCTTCGACAGCCCGATGCTAGAGGCGGATATTGATCGCGATCGCGCCAATGCTCAAAACGTAGACGTGAGCGAGATTTTAACTACGCTGCAGACCTACCTTGGCTCTAATTTTGTCAATCAGTTCGTCCTCGACGGCAGGCTCTATCGCGTCTATGCCCAAGCAGAGGCGGAGCAGCGCCAGAACCCGGAGGATATTAATAGTTTGTATGTGCGATCGCGTGACGGTGAACTCATTCAGCTCAGCAATCTCATCAATGCGAAACAAATTTCTTACCCACCCATTGTCAGCAACTACAACGTCTATCCAGCGATCAAGGTCAACGTAGCCCCTGCGCCTGGATATAGCTCAGGGCAGATCATTCAAGCAATGGAAGAAGTTGCTGAAGCCACCCTGCAGCCCGGTTTCGACTATGAATGGACCAATACTGCAGCGGAAGAGAAGTCAGCAGGTGGCGCAGCTCCAATTGTGTTCGGTCTGAGCTTTGTGATGGTTTTCTTGGTCTTAGCAGCACAGTACGAAAGCTATATCGATCCCTTGATCATTATGCTTTCTGTTCCACTAGCAATTTTGGGGGCGCTGGGCGGAATTTGGCTGAGAGCAACGGTTTTTCAGGCGGGTGGCGTTTGGCCGGTGCTGAACAACAATATCTATGCTCAGGTTGGCTTAGTGATGCTGATTGGGATGGCGAGTAAGAATGCGATCTTGATTGTGGAATTTGCGAATCAAAATCGTGATTTGGGGATGAAAATCAAGCAAGCCGCTATCTTTGCTTCTGAGCAGCGATTTCGGGCTATTTTGATGACGGCGATTTCGACACTGGCAGGCTTTATCCCGTTGGTGATTGCGTCGGGTGCGGGTGCAGTAAGCCGCTGGTCGCTGGGGACAGCAGTCTTTGGCGGCATGTTGGTGGCAACGACGTTGAGTCTGATCTTTGTTCCGATTCTCTATATTGTCATCAAGAATCTGGAGGAATCTTTCTTGAAGGGTGGCGGCAGGAAAGGAAGAAAGATGGAGGCTCTTGGACCTTCGATGAGTGAGGAGGAAGCTGAAGCCAACATGGTCAAGAGTCCCCCGGATAAGTGA
- a CDS encoding efflux RND transporter periplasmic adaptor subunit — MIAEHKLKSFSLLLSVIALSTSSILGGCGGKKEAQQPKAIAVKLATIESDTHVNSSEFIGTSTARDRVSLAPRIDGRIIEIFVRQGQRVRKGDKIVRLEPTQAQENVNAANQSVNVERATLGQALAELRTAQANRAVAAAQVKSAKADLENLGAEVELAQINMGRAKMLVKEGVQPQQNLDDANRDLKTNIAQRNSRQEALNAAVESLEASDRQVDQARASIASQKAAVSRSAAELKSVGQNLAFNTISAPIDGVIGSFDEKKVGDYVSIGEQLTTLTNNQDLELNINIPIENRDRLQRGLATETIEDGETSSIKGTISYVAPLVQQNAQSILAKVTFPSQSRLRDREYVRVRVIWDQNPGILVPTTAISTLGGQSFVYVAKEQKSEAGEATLVAQQQPIKLGKIQNQAYQILSGVQVGDRIATSNILSLKDSTPITEAETVGSLEAGEGQQQSN, encoded by the coding sequence ATGATTGCTGAACACAAATTAAAAAGCTTCTCGCTACTTTTGTCTGTTATTGCTTTATCTACCTCTTCAATACTCGGAGGATGCGGTGGCAAAAAAGAGGCGCAGCAGCCAAAAGCCATCGCAGTCAAGCTAGCAACCATTGAATCTGATACACACGTTAACAGCAGCGAATTTATCGGGACTTCAACGGCACGAGATCGCGTTAGCCTCGCTCCTCGAATCGACGGCAGAATCATAGAAATTTTTGTCAGGCAGGGACAGAGAGTGCGCAAGGGCGACAAAATCGTTCGACTAGAACCAACCCAAGCCCAGGAAAATGTCAATGCAGCCAATCAGAGCGTCAACGTTGAGCGGGCTACGTTAGGTCAAGCCCTAGCTGAACTCAGAACAGCCCAGGCAAACCGTGCAGTGGCGGCTGCTCAGGTAAAAAGTGCGAAGGCCGATTTAGAAAATTTGGGTGCCGAAGTCGAATTAGCACAGATCAATATGGGGCGCGCCAAAATGCTGGTTAAGGAGGGCGTGCAGCCTCAGCAGAACTTAGATGATGCCAACCGCGATCTCAAGACAAATATAGCTCAGCGCAATTCTCGCCAAGAAGCTCTCAATGCAGCCGTCGAATCCCTTGAGGCTTCTGATAGACAAGTCGATCAGGCCAGGGCAAGTATTGCCAGTCAAAAGGCGGCAGTTTCTCGCTCAGCGGCTGAATTGAAGTCAGTCGGTCAAAATCTTGCTTTTAATACAATTAGCGCTCCGATTGATGGGGTGATTGGTAGCTTTGATGAGAAGAAAGTCGGAGACTACGTAAGCATTGGTGAGCAACTGACGACGCTTACCAACAACCAAGATCTTGAGCTGAATATTAATATCCCGATTGAGAATCGCGATCGGCTCCAGCGAGGGTTGGCGACAGAAACAATTGAAGATGGTGAGACATCGAGCATTAAAGGAACAATTTCGTACGTTGCTCCGCTGGTGCAGCAGAATGCCCAATCAATCTTGGCGAAGGTAACGTTCCCCAGTCAGAGTCGGTTGCGAGATAGAGAGTATGTCCGCGTTCGAGTGATCTGGGATCAAAATCCAGGAATCCTCGTCCCCACAACAGCCATTTCTACTCTAGGTGGGCAGAGCTTTGTTTACGTCGCGAAAGAACAGAAATCTGAGGCAGGCGAGGCCACTCTAGTGGCTCAGCAGCAGCCCATCAAGCTGGGCAAAATCCAAAATCAAGCCTATCAGATTCTCTCTGGCGTCCAAGTCGGAGATCGCATCGCCACCTCCAATATTTTGAGTCTCAAAGACAGCACACCGATCACGGAAGCAGAGACGGTCGGAAGTCTAGAAGCAGGAGAGGGCCAGCAGCAGAGTAACTGA
- a CDS encoding LysR family transcriptional regulator, whose product MNLIPEESSVTIDYASLRQLDLNLLLAFDILVEEASVTQAAEKLNMSQSAMSHALKRLRAVLGDPILIRTSQRQMEVTPYAREISPQVRQVLTDIQETLLAKDVFDPATAQEDFRIATNDYVEATLSAHLLPELMQQAPEIQVRIAGMDKDTALASLDNNSIDLFIGAGLDLKRWHIREALYPEEFVCVVQSDCPLTELSLEEYASRSHILVSLQDDFRGVGDLILEQQQQSRQVVWSTPHFMAVPFMLANSDCVALLPKRMAERCAREMGLKLLPPPIDVTGFTVSMVWHQRHNNRPQHQWLRSQLIAAAQRLSDL is encoded by the coding sequence ATGAATCTAATTCCAGAAGAGTCTTCTGTGACGATTGACTACGCCAGCCTCCGCCAGCTCGACTTAAATCTGCTGCTTGCCTTTGACATTCTCGTTGAAGAGGCGAGTGTGACTCAGGCTGCTGAGAAGCTGAACATGAGCCAGTCAGCAATGAGCCATGCACTTAAGCGTTTGCGGGCAGTGCTTGGCGATCCGATTTTGATTCGGACTTCACAGCGACAGATGGAAGTGACCCCCTATGCCCGTGAGATCAGTCCTCAGGTGCGACAGGTGCTCACAGATATTCAGGAAACGCTGCTGGCGAAAGATGTCTTCGACCCTGCCACTGCTCAAGAGGATTTTAGAATTGCCACTAATGACTACGTTGAGGCGACCCTCAGCGCCCATTTGCTCCCAGAATTAATGCAGCAAGCGCCTGAAATTCAGGTGCGAATCGCGGGCATGGATAAGGATACAGCCTTAGCTTCTCTTGATAACAACAGCATCGATTTGTTCATCGGAGCGGGCTTAGATCTGAAGCGCTGGCATATTCGTGAAGCACTTTATCCGGAAGAGTTTGTCTGTGTGGTGCAGAGCGACTGTCCGTTGACTGAACTATCGCTAGAGGAGTATGCATCGAGATCTCATATCCTAGTTTCACTTCAGGATGACTTTCGAGGCGTTGGCGATCTAATCCTGGAACAGCAGCAGCAGTCTCGCCAGGTTGTTTGGTCAACGCCTCACTTTATGGCTGTGCCCTTTATGTTGGCCAACTCAGACTGCGTCGCCCTCTTGCCCAAGCGAATGGCGGAGCGATGTGCTAGGGAGATGGGGCTAAAGCTACTGCCGCCGCCCATCGACGTGACGGGATTCACGGTGTCTATGGTCTGGCATCAGCGTCACAATAATCGT